Proteins encoded together in one bacterium window:
- a CDS encoding aminotransferase class I/II-fold pyridoxal phosphate-dependent enzyme produces the protein MNPTPEFPSLQKLPQYVFRQVAVLMDKARQEGRDIIDFGMGNPDGAPPRHLVEKLHSAIEVPQNHRYSVSRGINHLRQAICEWYGRGFGVTLDPEHEAIACIGAKEGLSHLMLATLQHDQSVLVPAPSYPIHLYAPIIAGGRICPVPVSPVSGFLGNVEAAIQRERSAGRPTPRFLIISFPHNPTTEVVDLGFMQSVIDLAREYRLLVVHDFAYADLVFDGYRPPSLLQVPGAKEHAVELFSLSKSYNVAGWRLGFVVGNAALVAALERLKSYLDYGIFQPLQIAAISALNGPQDSVHEIVENYRRRRDALCHGLQQIGWEVPPPKGTMFVWAPIPEKFRHLGSLAFARYLLDKANVAVSPGLGFGEHGDGHVRFALIQSEARTQQALAGIKASLTL, from the coding sequence ATGAACCCGACTCCCGAATTCCCCAGCCTGCAAAAACTGCCGCAATATGTGTTCCGCCAGGTCGCGGTCCTGATGGACAAGGCCCGGCAGGAGGGCCGCGACATCATCGACTTCGGCATGGGCAACCCTGACGGTGCGCCGCCCCGCCATCTGGTGGAAAAATTACACAGTGCCATCGAGGTGCCGCAGAATCATCGCTACTCCGTTTCGCGGGGCATCAACCATCTGCGCCAGGCCATCTGCGAATGGTATGGCCGCGGTTTTGGCGTCACCCTCGATCCCGAACATGAAGCGATTGCCTGCATCGGCGCGAAGGAAGGCCTGTCCCATCTGATGCTGGCGACGCTGCAGCACGATCAGTCCGTGCTGGTGCCGGCGCCCTCTTATCCGATTCATCTCTACGCGCCCATCATTGCCGGCGGCCGCATTTGTCCGGTGCCGGTTTCGCCGGTTTCCGGTTTTCTGGGAAATGTCGAAGCTGCCATTCAACGCGAGCGCAGTGCCGGCCGGCCAACGCCGCGCTTTTTGATCATCAGCTTCCCGCACAATCCCACCACGGAAGTCGTCGATCTCGGCTTCATGCAGAGCGTGATCGATTTGGCGCGGGAATACCGTCTGCTGGTGGTTCATGATTTTGCTTACGCTGATCTCGTGTTCGACGGCTATCGTCCGCCTTCGCTCTTGCAGGTGCCGGGCGCCAAGGAACATGCCGTTGAGCTGTTCTCGCTCTCGAAAAGCTACAACGTGGCGGGCTGGCGTCTGGGTTTTGTGGTGGGGAATGCCGCGCTGGTGGCGGCGCTGGAGCGTTTGAAGAGTTACCTCGACTACGGCATCTTTCAGCCGCTGCAAATCGCGGCCATCTCGGCGCTCAATGGCCCGCAAGACAGCGTGCACGAAATCGTGGAGAATTACCGCCGGCGCCGCGATGCTTTGTGCCACGGTTTGCAACAGATCGGCTGGGAGGTGCCGCCGCCCAAAGGCACGATGTTCGTCTGGGCGCCTATTCCCGAGAAATTTCGCCATCTGGGCTCACTGGCATTTGCCCGATACCTGCTCGACAAGGCCAATGTCGCGGTATCGCCCGGCCTCGGCTTCGGCGAGCACGGCGACGGCCACGTGCGCTTTGCGTTGATTCAGAGTGAAGCGCGCACGCAACAGGCGCTGGCGGGCATCAAAGCGTCCTTGACACTCTGA
- a CDS encoding winged helix-turn-helix domain-containing protein — translation MIYVKFTELPFNSKAAERLKQIYAVLYFMRQGHSHTEAIHKAKASFPNVADYQTITDKCARQFAGDIGTFVEWYKAGVMLSKLIELNRLDEYDKQIFAELLNGTNQTIAKGVNQPTSPASSQLTDFATEVDTAFEIVLEEIENAIEGLNRTGAKAFESSDYDLVQRLRQTGSQMTSFRDKVYTLQKEWNNIFVVEKAHIPRKINKPRRRTKLSQGLRTREAAFRIPILQALVKANGSATSTQVLNEIIKPMKAVLNEYDLSKLPSSGVARWENTAHWARYEMVREGLLAPDSQRGIWEVTDKGRSWLASFNDGAQPSIPR, via the coding sequence ATGATCTACGTGAAGTTCACAGAATTGCCATTTAATAGCAAGGCTGCAGAAAGACTGAAGCAGATTTACGCTGTGCTTTATTTCATGCGACAAGGACATTCTCATACTGAGGCAATACACAAGGCAAAGGCCAGCTTCCCCAATGTGGCTGACTATCAAACAATCACAGACAAATGCGCCCGGCAGTTCGCCGGTGATATAGGCACTTTCGTGGAATGGTACAAGGCGGGTGTTATGTTGTCCAAGCTAATTGAACTAAACCGACTTGATGAATATGACAAACAAATATTTGCCGAACTGCTGAACGGAACAAATCAAACCATTGCGAAGGGTGTCAATCAACCAACCTCACCAGCATCGTCTCAATTGACAGACTTTGCCACGGAGGTTGATACGGCCTTTGAGATCGTTCTTGAGGAAATCGAAAATGCCATTGAAGGGCTGAATCGAACTGGTGCAAAGGCTTTCGAGTCCAGTGACTATGATCTAGTCCAGCGTCTTAGACAAACAGGATCGCAGATGACTAGCTTTAGAGACAAAGTCTATACCCTTCAGAAGGAATGGAACAACATTTTTGTCGTGGAGAAAGCACATATTCCCCGAAAGATCAACAAGCCAAGACGCCGGACGAAACTAAGTCAAGGGCTGCGTACTCGCGAAGCTGCATTTCGCATTCCTATTCTTCAGGCATTAGTCAAAGCAAACGGTTCGGCGACTTCGACTCAGGTTTTGAACGAGATCATAAAGCCCATGAAGGCCGTGCTGAATGAATACGATTTGTCCAAGCTTCCATCTTCTGGAGTAGCAAGATGGGAGAACACGGCACATTGGGCGCGTTATGAAATGGTCAGAGAAGGATTGCTGGCGCCAGACTCTCAGCGAGGGATCTGGGAAGTCACGGACAAAGGCAGATCGTGGTTGGCATCCTTTAATGATGGCGCTCAACCATCGATCCCAAGATAG
- a CDS encoding type II toxin-antitoxin system PemK/MazF family toxin yields the protein MGALTAGTVVLVPFPFSDLSKSKLRPAVVLAGAGHDDWILCQITSNPYSDPKAVMITDDSFVQGSLHKISYARPGKLFTANLQLIKSEAGFLKRETLERVIDEVVGILRNEPAKHKSVP from the coding sequence ATGGGCGCACTTACAGCAGGGACAGTAGTTTTGGTTCCCTTCCCTTTCTCGGACTTGTCGAAATCAAAACTGCGGCCGGCGGTCGTATTGGCGGGAGCAGGACATGATGATTGGATTTTATGCCAGATCACCAGCAATCCTTATTCTGATCCCAAGGCTGTCATGATTACTGACGACAGCTTTGTTCAGGGTTCCCTGCACAAGATAAGCTATGCCCGTCCTGGAAAACTCTTCACGGCTAATCTCCAACTTATCAAGAGCGAAGCTGGCTTCTTGAAAAGAGAAACGCTGGAGAGGGTTATCGATGAAGTTGTTGGAATCCTCAGAAATGAACCTGCCAAGCATAAGAGCGTCCCTTAA
- a CDS encoding CopG family transcriptional regulator, which produces MKSKTRKGIKYTDEPMNQAEVIADSLPSPEQLAFKEETVKITIALSKSSLDFFKEKAERHHTQYQKMIRRLVDEYVARQKHLSA; this is translated from the coding sequence ATGAAGAGCAAAACGCGAAAAGGAATCAAGTATACCGACGAGCCGATGAACCAGGCCGAGGTTATTGCGGACTCCCTCCCCTCACCGGAACAACTCGCCTTCAAGGAAGAAACCGTCAAGATAACGATTGCGCTCAGCAAGAGCAGCCTCGATTTCTTCAAAGAGAAAGCCGAGAGGCATCATACGCAGTATCAAAAGATGATTCGCCGCCTCGTCGATGAATACGTGGCAAGGCAGAAACACCTTTCCGCGTGA
- a CDS encoding YdbL family protein, translating into MPDHDSRTRRLRRKLAACLPPLLVLGSAACSIYTPEMKFTGEKTALENQILGTYNQVKEDVWMVASVRAVSPDSQIVLSEEKRLVLTAIQNREFNKDDVDEFKRAGLVGENARGYLEIRDPQRVAADPERARLLEKILAEENRDRRLIMQRIIDINPAIEASDQAEVEQAFANLNRESAKPGEWIQLAGGEWVKKSKP; encoded by the coding sequence ATGCCAGATCATGATTCCAGGACCCGCCGCCTCCGGAGGAAACTCGCCGCCTGCTTGCCGCCGTTGTTGGTGTTGGGAAGCGCGGCCTGCTCGATCTACACCCCGGAAATGAAATTCACCGGCGAAAAGACCGCGCTGGAAAACCAAATCCTGGGCACCTACAACCAGGTCAAGGAAGATGTGTGGATGGTGGCCTCCGTGCGCGCCGTGAGCCCCGACAGCCAAATTGTGCTTTCGGAAGAGAAGCGCCTGGTGCTCACCGCGATTCAGAATCGCGAATTCAACAAAGACGATGTCGACGAGTTCAAGCGCGCCGGTCTCGTGGGGGAGAATGCCCGCGGCTATCTCGAAATCCGCGACCCGCAGCGCGTGGCCGCCGATCCCGAACGTGCCCGCCTGCTCGAAAAGATCCTGGCCGAGGAAAACCGCGATCGCCGCCTCATCATGCAACGCATCATCGATATCAACCCGGCCATCGAGGCCTCGGATCAGGCGGAGGTCGAACAGGCATTTGCCAATCTGAACCGCGAGAGCGCCAAGCCGGGCGAATGGATCCAGCTCGCCGGAGGCGAATGGGTGAAGAAGTCCAAACCCTAG
- a CDS encoding (Fe-S)-binding protein produces the protein MATAMQSVALFIPCLVDQLYPEIGLSMAQVLRRAGLQVTYDSRQTCCGQPAFNTGYHAEARRVAEHFIEVFRQAQVIVAPSGSCVAMVRNFFPELFAGHRREAEARALGKRVFEFSEFLVKQAGVTKLGARYPRKAVFHNSCHSLRELHVQAEPLALLREVAELQLLELPGEPVCCGFGGLFSLKFAAIANRMADSRLAQFEALGAEAVISNDPGCLMQMRQEARMKGSTLEILHLAEVLAGTVVRS, from the coding sequence ATGGCCACCGCGATGCAGTCTGTTGCCCTCTTCATTCCCTGCCTGGTTGATCAACTCTATCCTGAAATCGGACTCAGCATGGCGCAGGTGCTGCGCCGCGCCGGGTTGCAAGTCACCTATGACTCGCGCCAAACCTGTTGCGGCCAGCCGGCCTTCAACACCGGTTATCACGCCGAGGCGCGCCGGGTGGCGGAACATTTCATCGAAGTGTTTCGCCAGGCGCAAGTCATCGTGGCGCCCTCCGGCTCTTGCGTGGCCATGGTGCGGAATTTTTTTCCGGAACTGTTTGCCGGCCATCGGCGCGAGGCGGAGGCCAGGGCATTGGGCAAACGGGTTTTTGAGTTTTCCGAATTTCTGGTCAAGCAGGCCGGCGTCACGAAGCTGGGCGCGCGCTATCCCCGCAAAGCGGTATTTCACAATTCCTGTCACAGCTTGCGCGAACTGCACGTGCAGGCCGAGCCGCTCGCTTTGTTGCGGGAAGTGGCGGAGCTGCAGTTGCTCGAGCTGCCCGGCGAGCCGGTGTGCTGCGGGTTCGGCGGTTTGTTCTCGCTGAAGTTTGCAGCGATTGCCAACCGCATGGCGGACAGCCGGCTCGCGCAATTCGAAGCGTTGGGCGCGGAGGCGGTGATTTCCAATGATCCGGGCTGTCTCATGCAAATGCGGCAGGAGGCCCGCATGAAAGGCAGCACGCTGGAAATCCTGCATCTCGCGGAAGTGCTGGCGGGCACAGTGGTGAGGAGTTGA
- a CDS encoding lactate utilization protein — MKTSRERILERLRAGRQGSHFLPSRSDADIFTWHARDREVAIAAFADKLTALKAEFYRVPHAAAAAQQLKTLLLPLVSSDADARPQFLRHAAELLESVVAQEAWLQTAITVLEADLPHREFASYKAGITTVEFLVARTGSLVVSSAGSGGRRLSVLPPFHIAIATAEQVTSSLEEALAGFRKSGREHLTSGLTIITGPSRTADIEKILVLGAHGPKRLAVILIG; from the coding sequence ATGAAAACCAGCCGTGAGCGGATTTTGGAACGCTTGCGCGCCGGCCGGCAGGGCAGTCATTTTCTGCCGTCGCGCAGCGATGCCGACATTTTCACGTGGCATGCGCGCGACCGCGAAGTGGCGATCGCGGCCTTTGCCGACAAACTCACGGCGCTCAAGGCCGAGTTTTATCGCGTGCCTCATGCCGCTGCCGCCGCGCAGCAACTGAAGACTCTGCTGCTGCCGCTGGTGAGCAGCGACGCCGACGCGCGGCCGCAATTTTTGCGACATGCCGCGGAGTTGTTGGAAAGTGTCGTGGCGCAAGAGGCGTGGCTGCAGACGGCGATTACCGTGCTGGAGGCGGACCTGCCGCATCGGGAATTCGCGAGCTACAAGGCGGGCATTACCACCGTGGAATTTTTGGTCGCGCGCACCGGCAGCCTGGTGGTCAGTTCGGCGGGCAGTGGCGGCCGCCGGCTCTCGGTTTTGCCGCCGTTTCATATCGCGATCGCGACGGCTGAGCAAGTGACCAGCTCGCTGGAGGAGGCGCTGGCCGGCTTCCGCAAGTCCGGGCGCGAGCATTTGACCAGCGGTTTGACCATCATCACCGGGCCGAGCCGCACGGCAGACATCGAGAAGATTCTCGTGCTCGGCGCGCACGGGCCGAAGCGGCTGGCGGTGATTTTGATTGGATAG
- a CDS encoding T9SS type A sorting domain-containing protein, translated as MRTQVSPARPFELWSFNGDWQLNRAGLEPWQGYAIRLNRAATLFLSPGVAGLSEGVAVHAVANNEGENWLLQIIASNGRSESRFNFAGQHADAAGEVDAWDLHQPPRLADEMQVQFRRSEIAGGLKADVRQPSDEGHTWEFACIVNPEDELLRLTFEGVKQIPAGFEVFLVDEETATAFDLRSNNQLEFAIKNLTEKKFKLLAGNKSYVTAQAREVELYPQNYVLLQNFPNPFNQATQIIYSLPEAGMVDLSVYNVHGQLVARLVNELQSAGSHTAVWQARGAGSGVYWIRLQAGKVRVLKKCLLIK; from the coding sequence ATGAGAACTCAAGTCTCTCCAGCAAGGCCCTTCGAGTTGTGGAGTTTCAACGGCGACTGGCAGCTCAATCGTGCGGGGCTGGAGCCGTGGCAGGGCTATGCCATTCGCCTGAATCGCGCGGCGACACTGTTCCTCAGTCCGGGCGTGGCGGGTTTGAGCGAGGGCGTTGCCGTGCATGCGGTGGCAAACAACGAGGGCGAGAACTGGCTGCTGCAAATCATCGCCAGCAATGGCCGCAGCGAGAGCCGCTTCAACTTCGCGGGCCAGCATGCGGATGCCGCAGGCGAGGTTGATGCTTGGGATTTACACCAGCCGCCGCGGCTGGCAGATGAGATGCAAGTTCAGTTTCGGCGGAGTGAAATTGCGGGCGGGTTGAAAGCGGATGTGCGCCAGCCTTCGGACGAGGGGCACACGTGGGAATTTGCCTGCATCGTCAATCCTGAAGATGAATTGCTGCGGCTGACATTCGAGGGCGTGAAGCAAATTCCTGCTGGATTTGAAGTATTTCTGGTTGACGAGGAAACCGCAACTGCTTTTGATCTGCGCAGCAATAATCAATTGGAATTCGCCATTAAAAACCTGACTGAAAAGAAATTCAAATTGCTGGCGGGCAATAAATCATACGTGACCGCGCAAGCGCGCGAGGTGGAGCTTTATCCGCAAAACTACGTTCTCTTGCAGAACTTCCCGAATCCGTTCAATCAGGCAACGCAAATCATCTATTCGCTGCCGGAGGCGGGAATGGTGGATTTGAGCGTGTACAACGTTCACGGCCAGCTCGTGGCGAGACTCGTCAATGAACTACAAAGCGCAGGCTCGCACACGGCGGTGTGGCAGGCGCGCGGCGCAGGCTCGGGCGTGTATTGGATTCGGTTGCAGGCGGGGAAGGTGAGGGTGTTGAAGAAGTGTTTGTTGATCAAATGA
- a CDS encoding AsmA family protein, with the protein MKKLLLIAGLALAVVVLALIAIPIFFKDDIVALIKREANKNLNATLEFEDLGLNLFQNFPALTVNLEKLSLVNRAPFAGDTLVALKNFETSINLMSLFGGGPLEIRSFTLTEPRLQLIMLQDSTANWDIMQAAAQEQPETTAAGGYQLALRSYAIENGYLSYIDETSGTTALIAGLNHRGSGDFTSERFRLRTNTDIAAVTFGAGGVNYLNNVHTRLKADFDIDAANQKYTLTENELRLNELVLKFDGTIAMAGKDTDLDLTFSAPQTDFKNIISLIPVIYSKDFASLKSSGQLALAGKAKGLYNEKQVPAFEIKLQINDGMFQYPQLPTAVNNVNVDLLVNNPGGDPDRTIIDLKKFHVDLGRDPFDATALVQTPVSDPHVKANARGRINLDEIRNLVQLAPGTELGGLVNLDLNVNGNLSSIEKNQFDKFQAAGNVAVTNLVYNTADLPVKVQIRQARLALSPAKVTLSEFDCRLGNSDLRAHGTLDNVLPFVMKGQTLKGALSLQSDYFDLNPWMAGESSELQAVPLPGNIEFTMNSAFREISYGKLKIQNVSGVLVLKDRTLNLVDLNMNMLGGSVLANGSYSTPEHALPRSFFAMKVAGLGFPQTFESFVTVQKFAPIAQSLQGTFSADFELMSDLDSTLTPVMKTLTSLGSLRIANAALQDFKPLTKMAEVLKLDRLKQLALVDLKPSYKIRDGRFFLEPLGFNVGNMAFVVSGSNGIDQSVDYSVKLRVPAEEMNAQTNAVVSNLLNRKVDLLQNDYVDLVGNIGGSVTDPQVKFSAADVIKGATAQVTSLLSQKAEEKKAAAADTVSAALAKQKLELEKRKQAAADSAKKEAERLKEEAKKKLKGLFKP; encoded by the coding sequence ATGAAGAAATTGCTGCTGATCGCCGGCCTCGCGCTGGCCGTGGTTGTGCTTGCCCTTATCGCCATTCCGATCTTTTTCAAAGATGACATTGTCGCCCTGATCAAGCGCGAGGCCAACAAGAACCTCAACGCCACGCTGGAGTTCGAAGATCTCGGCTTGAACCTGTTTCAGAATTTCCCCGCCTTGACGGTGAATCTCGAAAAGCTGAGCCTCGTCAACCGTGCCCCCTTTGCCGGCGATACGCTGGTGGCCCTCAAGAATTTCGAAACCAGCATCAACCTGATGAGCTTGTTTGGCGGCGGCCCGCTCGAAATCCGCTCGTTTACTTTGACCGAGCCGCGCCTGCAACTGATCATGTTGCAAGACAGCACCGCGAATTGGGACATCATGCAAGCCGCGGCGCAAGAGCAACCCGAGACAACCGCTGCCGGCGGCTATCAGCTCGCCTTGCGTTCCTATGCGATTGAAAACGGCTATCTCAGCTATATCGACGAAACCTCCGGCACCACGGCCCTGATCGCAGGCCTCAACCATCGCGGCAGCGGCGATTTTACCAGCGAGCGCTTCCGCCTGCGCACCAACACCGACATCGCCGCGGTGACCTTCGGCGCCGGCGGCGTGAACTATTTGAACAACGTGCATACCCGCCTGAAGGCTGATTTCGACATTGACGCCGCCAACCAGAAATACACCCTCACCGAGAACGAATTGCGCCTCAACGAACTCGTGCTGAAATTCGACGGCACGATCGCCATGGCAGGCAAAGACACTGATCTCGATCTCACCTTCAGCGCGCCGCAAACGGATTTCAAGAACATCATCTCGCTCATACCCGTGATCTACAGCAAAGACTTCGCTTCCTTGAAATCCTCCGGACAACTGGCACTGGCGGGCAAGGCCAAAGGCCTCTACAACGAGAAACAAGTGCCAGCTTTCGAGATCAAGCTGCAGATCAACGACGGCATGTTTCAGTATCCGCAACTGCCCACCGCGGTGAACAACGTCAACGTCGATCTGCTGGTGAACAATCCCGGCGGCGATCCCGACCGCACGATCATCGATCTCAAAAAATTCCACGTGGACTTGGGCAGGGATCCGTTCGACGCCACGGCACTGGTACAAACGCCGGTTTCCGATCCGCATGTCAAGGCGAACGCCAGGGGCAGGATCAATCTCGACGAAATCAGGAATCTGGTTCAACTCGCGCCGGGCACCGAACTCGGCGGGCTGGTCAATCTGGATCTGAACGTAAACGGCAACCTTTCCAGCATCGAAAAAAATCAGTTTGACAAATTTCAGGCAGCCGGCAATGTTGCCGTCACGAATCTCGTTTACAACACCGCTGACCTGCCGGTGAAAGTTCAGATCAGACAGGCGCGGCTGGCGCTCTCACCCGCCAAGGTCACGCTCAGCGAATTCGACTGCCGGCTCGGCAACAGTGATCTGCGCGCCCACGGCACGCTCGACAATGTACTGCCCTTCGTGATGAAAGGTCAAACGCTGAAAGGCGCCCTCTCGCTGCAATCGGACTATTTCGACTTGAATCCCTGGATGGCGGGCGAAAGCTCGGAGTTGCAGGCCGTGCCCCTGCCCGGCAATATCGAATTCACCATGAATTCGGCGTTCCGCGAAATCTCCTATGGCAAGTTGAAGATCCAAAATGTCAGCGGCGTGTTGGTGTTGAAAGACCGCACGCTCAATCTCGTCGATTTGAACATGAACATGCTGGGCGGGTCGGTGCTGGCCAACGGCTCCTACAGCACGCCCGAGCACGCGTTGCCGCGCTCGTTCTTTGCGATGAAAGTGGCCGGCCTCGGCTTCCCGCAGACCTTCGAGAGTTTTGTGACCGTGCAGAAATTCGCCCCGATCGCGCAGAGCCTGCAGGGCACGTTCAGCGCGGATTTCGAGTTGATGTCGGATTTGGATTCAACGCTGACGCCGGTGATGAAAACCCTGACCAGCCTGGGCTCGTTGCGCATTGCCAACGCCGCGCTGCAGGATTTCAAGCCGCTCACCAAAATGGCGGAAGTGCTCAAGCTCGATCGTCTCAAACAGCTCGCGCTCGTCGATCTCAAGCCTTCGTACAAAATCCGTGACGGCCGCTTTTTCCTCGAGCCCCTGGGATTCAACGTCGGCAACATGGCGTTCGTCGTCTCCGGCTCGAACGGCATCGACCAATCCGTGGATTATTCCGTCAAGCTGCGCGTGCCTGCGGAAGAGATGAACGCGCAGACCAACGCCGTGGTGAGCAATCTCTTGAATCGCAAAGTTGACTTGCTGCAGAATGATTATGTCGATTTGGTGGGCAACATCGGCGGTAGCGTGACGGATCCGCAGGTCAAGTTCTCCGCAGCGGATGTCATCAAAGGCGCGACCGCGCAAGTGACCTCGCTGCTCTCGCAGAAGGCGGAGGAGAAAAAGGCGGCCGCCGCCGACACGGTGAGCGCCGCGCTCGCCAAACAGAAGCTGGAGCTGGAGAAACGCAAGCAAGCCGCCGCCGACAGCGCGAAAAAAGAAGCGGAGCGATTGAAAGAAGAGGCGAAGAAGAAGCTGAAGGGATTGTTCAAGCCGTGA
- a CDS encoding LutB/LldF family L-lactate oxidation iron-sulfur protein: MSEPRQFLARAAVKARDDQHFYQLGKAIASYDGMVSQTKSRQFQNWTQARALAATIKDHVLARLPELLEQFEQNLLAAGGKVFWAETAEDARSYVLALAQKHQAKRVVKSKSMVTEEIGLNEHLEKHGVEVWESDLGELIVQLNQEKPYHIVTPAMHKSKAEISRLFHDKLQAPLTDSAEELTMVARRHLRDVYLSSTIGVTGANFLVADLGAVVVTENEGNARLTMACPPVHVVIAGLEKMLPRLSDLSLFLPLLATSGTGQEITSYNSIMLGPRHAHESDGPAEMHVILLDNGRSALYQQAEFREILRCIRCGACLNACPVYRAIGGHAYNTTYQGPIGAVITPHYSGFGKYQHLAYASSLCGACSDVCPVQIDIHHLLLKNRRAAVRRREQPWFWRAALRVYAWVMADAARLQRARRWLLRLWPWQRLLRRPNEQLPPLSPKSFRELWSAHENQP, from the coding sequence ATGTCTGAACCTCGGCAGTTCCTCGCGCGCGCGGCGGTGAAAGCCCGCGACGACCAACATTTCTATCAGCTCGGCAAGGCGATTGCCAGCTACGACGGCATGGTGAGCCAGACCAAGAGCCGGCAATTTCAAAATTGGACGCAGGCGCGCGCGCTGGCGGCGACGATCAAAGACCATGTGCTGGCTCGCCTGCCCGAGTTGCTGGAGCAATTCGAGCAGAACCTGCTGGCGGCGGGCGGCAAGGTTTTCTGGGCAGAGACTGCCGAAGATGCCCGCTCTTATGTGCTGGCACTGGCGCAGAAACACCAGGCGAAACGGGTGGTCAAGTCCAAATCCATGGTGACCGAGGAAATCGGTTTGAATGAACATCTCGAAAAGCACGGGGTGGAAGTGTGGGAGAGCGACCTGGGCGAATTGATCGTGCAGCTCAATCAGGAGAAGCCCTATCACATCGTGACACCGGCGATGCACAAGAGCAAGGCGGAGATCAGCCGGTTGTTTCACGACAAGCTGCAGGCGCCGCTCACCGACAGCGCCGAAGAGTTGACCATGGTGGCGCGCCGGCATTTGCGGGACGTGTATCTCAGCAGCACCATTGGCGTGACCGGCGCGAATTTTTTGGTGGCGGATCTCGGCGCGGTGGTGGTCACGGAAAACGAGGGCAATGCGCGGCTGACCATGGCCTGTCCGCCGGTGCACGTGGTGATTGCCGGCCTGGAGAAAATGCTGCCGCGGCTGTCGGACTTGAGCCTGTTTCTGCCGCTGCTGGCGACCAGCGGCACCGGCCAGGAGATTACCAGTTACAATTCCATCATGCTGGGCCCGCGCCACGCGCATGAAAGCGATGGCCCGGCCGAGATGCACGTCATTCTGCTCGATAACGGCCGGTCCGCGCTGTACCAGCAGGCGGAGTTCCGCGAGATTTTGCGCTGCATTCGCTGCGGCGCGTGTTTGAATGCCTGCCCGGTTTACCGCGCCATCGGCGGGCACGCCTACAACACCACCTATCAGGGGCCGATTGGCGCAGTGATCACGCCGCATTACAGCGGCTTCGGCAAGTATCAGCATTTGGCCTATGCCTCTTCGTTGTGCGGCGCGTGCAGCGACGTGTGTCCGGTGCAGATTGACATCCATCATTTGCTTTTGAAGAATCGCCGGGCGGCGGTGCGCCGGCGTGAGCAGCCGTGGTTTTGGCGCGCGGCGTTGCGCGTCTATGCCTGGGTGATGGCCGATGCGGCGCGGTTGCAGCGGGCGCGGCGCTGGCTGCTGCGGTTGTGGCCGTGGCAGCGGTTGTTGCGCCGGCCCAACGAGCAGTTGCCGCCGCTCAGCCCAAAATCATTTCGGGAATTGTGGAGCGCACATGAAAACCAGCCGTGA